The proteins below come from a single Rosa rugosa chromosome 2, drRosRugo1.1, whole genome shotgun sequence genomic window:
- the LOC133732608 gene encoding uncharacterized protein LOC133732608 isoform X1 has translation MARLAARANVKSLFNGEGVPSSGSGLDPKDPLSCMFTFSSSIKPQNRRLSSFDSTRLYSSSNSSSNKTKRLKAEVRLFFGDEEDVKGDNKVGEHAHHGGDDDDEFERDELSCFRGLVLDISYRPINVVCWKRAICLEFMDKADVLEYYDQTVNSPSGSFYIPAVLRSTWTDYIHFLFQIPHLLQVVKRRRIKCNLSRKNILCRDSFTCQYCSSRENLTIDHVIPIARGGEWKWENLVTACAKCNSKKGQKTLEEACMKLMKIPKTPKDYDILAIPLTSAAVKMLKMRKGTPEEWLQYLSKPSSMP, from the exons ATGGCACGGTTAGCTGCACGAGCAAATGTGAAGTCGCTCTTCAATGGTGAGGGAGTCCCATCATCAGGATCCGGGTTGGACCCAAAAGACCCATTGAGCTGCATGTTCACTTTCTCATCATCGATCAAACCCCAAAACCGCAGGCTCAGCTCATTTGACTCCACTAGGCTTTACTCCTCCTCCAACTCTTCTTCCAACAAGACCAAGCGTCTCAAGGCCGAGGTTCGTTTGTTTTTCGGGGATGAGGAGGATGTTAAGGGTGACAACAAGGTTGGTGAGCATGCCCATcatggtggtgatgatgatgatgagtttgAGAGGGATGAGCTGTCCTGTTTCAGAGGTCTGGTTTTGGATATCTCATACAG GCCAATTAATGTGGTCTGCTGGAAACGTGCTATTTGTTTGGAATTCATGGATAAG GCGGATGTCCTAGAATACTATGATCAGACTGTTAATTCCCCAAGTGGATCCTTCTACATACCGGCTGTTTTAAGG TCCACTTGGACTGATTACATCCACTTTTTGTTCCAGATTCCCCATTTACTGCAAGTTGTAAAGAGAAGAAGAATTAAGTGCAATCTTAGTCGTAAAAATATACTTTGTCGGGACAGTTTCACTTGTCA GTACTGTTCTTCACGTGAAAACTTGACTATTGACCATGTTATACCAATTGCACGAGGTGGAGAATGGAAGTGGGAAAATCTG GTTACTGCATGTGCAAAATGCAACTCGAAGAAAGGGCAGAAGACATTGGAGGAAGCATGTATGAAGCTGATGAAAATTCCCAAG ACTCCAAAAGACTATGACATACTTGCCATACCCCTAACAAGTGCGGCAGTAAAGATGCTGAAAATGAGAAAGGGAACTCCAGAAGAGTGGCTCCAATATCTATCGAAGCCTTCTTCAATGCCATGA
- the LOC133732608 gene encoding uncharacterized protein LOC133732608 isoform X2 — MARLAARANVKSLFNGEGVPSSGSGLDPKDPLSCMFTFSSSIKPQNRRLSSFDSTRLYSSSNSSSNKTKRLKAEVRLFFGDEEDVKGDNKVGEHAHHGGDDDDEFERDELSCFRGLVLDISYRPINVVCWKRAICLEFMDKADVLEYYDQTVNSPSGSFYIPAVLRIPHLLQVVKRRRIKCNLSRKNILCRDSFTCQYCSSRENLTIDHVIPIARGGEWKWENLVTACAKCNSKKGQKTLEEACMKLMKIPKTPKDYDILAIPLTSAAVKMLKMRKGTPEEWLQYLSKPSSMP; from the exons ATGGCACGGTTAGCTGCACGAGCAAATGTGAAGTCGCTCTTCAATGGTGAGGGAGTCCCATCATCAGGATCCGGGTTGGACCCAAAAGACCCATTGAGCTGCATGTTCACTTTCTCATCATCGATCAAACCCCAAAACCGCAGGCTCAGCTCATTTGACTCCACTAGGCTTTACTCCTCCTCCAACTCTTCTTCCAACAAGACCAAGCGTCTCAAGGCCGAGGTTCGTTTGTTTTTCGGGGATGAGGAGGATGTTAAGGGTGACAACAAGGTTGGTGAGCATGCCCATcatggtggtgatgatgatgatgagtttgAGAGGGATGAGCTGTCCTGTTTCAGAGGTCTGGTTTTGGATATCTCATACAG GCCAATTAATGTGGTCTGCTGGAAACGTGCTATTTGTTTGGAATTCATGGATAAG GCGGATGTCCTAGAATACTATGATCAGACTGTTAATTCCCCAAGTGGATCCTTCTACATACCGGCTGTTTTAAGG ATTCCCCATTTACTGCAAGTTGTAAAGAGAAGAAGAATTAAGTGCAATCTTAGTCGTAAAAATATACTTTGTCGGGACAGTTTCACTTGTCA GTACTGTTCTTCACGTGAAAACTTGACTATTGACCATGTTATACCAATTGCACGAGGTGGAGAATGGAAGTGGGAAAATCTG GTTACTGCATGTGCAAAATGCAACTCGAAGAAAGGGCAGAAGACATTGGAGGAAGCATGTATGAAGCTGATGAAAATTCCCAAG ACTCCAAAAGACTATGACATACTTGCCATACCCCTAACAAGTGCGGCAGTAAAGATGCTGAAAATGAGAAAGGGAACTCCAGAAGAGTGGCTCCAATATCTATCGAAGCCTTCTTCAATGCCATGA